One Deltaproteobacteria bacterium RBG_16_64_85 DNA window includes the following coding sequences:
- a CDS encoding Fis family transcriptional regulator yields the protein MPVNKKRENKPEGPAPTNAILESISDGVFTVDLGWRITSFNRAAEEITGISREEAIGRLCPEVFRSSMCEAECALRRTLKTGKPVIGRSGFIVDADGTRIPISVSTAVLRDAGGHVVGGAETFRDLSEVEALRRELEGRLRVGDLVSRSPVMQKVFEVLPAIAASPSTVLILGETGTGKELVARTIHSLSPRCKGPFVAVNCGALPDTLLESELFGYKAGAFTGATRDKPGRFAVAKGGTLFLDEIGEVSPAMQVRLLRVLQERSYEPLGGTRSETADVRVIVATNKDLAEQVRRGAFREDLYYRVNVVRVVLPPLRLRKEDIPVLVEQFIVRFNRLQRRSVQGVESEALSMLMAHDWPGNVRELENAIERSYILCDEGFIGLGHLPEELTARGSARTSGSRMRAARELLEAHTIRKALERNAGNRTAAAKELGIHKSTLFRKIKRLAIPAFSTDRRRNDRRS from the coding sequence ATGCCCGTGAACAAGAAAAGAGAAAATAAACCCGAAGGGCCGGCCCCGACGAATGCCATCCTGGAGAGTATCTCCGACGGCGTCTTCACGGTCGACTTGGGATGGCGGATCACCTCGTTCAATCGTGCGGCCGAGGAAATTACGGGAATATCAAGGGAAGAAGCCATCGGCCGGCTCTGCCCCGAGGTGTTCCGCTCCAGCATGTGCGAGGCCGAATGCGCGCTTCGGCGAACCCTGAAGACCGGAAAGCCCGTGATCGGCCGGTCGGGTTTCATCGTCGACGCGGACGGAACCCGCATCCCCATCAGCGTATCCACGGCGGTGCTTCGGGATGCCGGGGGTCATGTCGTGGGCGGGGCGGAAACCTTCCGCGACCTGAGCGAGGTCGAGGCGTTGCGCCGGGAACTGGAAGGACGCCTCCGGGTTGGCGACCTGGTCAGCCGCAGCCCCGTCATGCAGAAGGTGTTTGAAGTCCTTCCCGCCATCGCCGCCAGTCCCAGCACGGTGCTGATCCTCGGCGAAACGGGGACCGGCAAGGAACTGGTCGCGCGGACGATTCACTCCTTGAGCCCGCGATGCAAGGGCCCCTTCGTCGCAGTCAACTGCGGCGCCCTTCCGGATACGCTCCTGGAATCGGAGCTGTTTGGCTACAAGGCGGGGGCTTTCACCGGGGCGACCAGGGACAAGCCGGGGCGTTTTGCCGTGGCCAAGGGGGGAACCCTTTTTCTGGACGAGATCGGCGAGGTGAGCCCGGCGATGCAGGTGCGGCTCCTGCGGGTGCTCCAGGAGCGGTCCTATGAACCGTTGGGGGGCACTCGCTCCGAAACCGCCGATGTGCGGGTTATCGTCGCCACCAACAAGGACCTGGCGGAACAGGTGCGCCGGGGCGCTTTCCGCGAAGATCTTTACTATCGCGTAAACGTGGTGCGCGTGGTGTTGCCGCCGCTCCGCCTGCGCAAGGAGGACATTCCCGTCCTCGTGGAGCAGTTCATCGTCCGGTTCAACCGGCTGCAACGGAGATCCGTCCAGGGGGTCGAATCCGAAGCGCTGTCCATGCTCATGGCCCATGACTGGCCCGGGAACGTCCGCGAACTGGAGAACGCGATCGAACGCTCCTATATTCTGTGCGACGAGGGCTTCATCGGGCTCGGGCATCTGCCGGAGGAACTGACGGCGCGCGGTTCTGCGCGAACCTCCGGTTCCAGGATGAGAGCGGCCCGGGAGCTTCTGGAAGCGCACACCATCCGGAAAGCCCTGGAACGAAACGCCGGGAACCGCACGGCCGCGGCAAAGGAACTCGGCATCCACAAGAGCACCCTGTTCCGCAAGATCAAACGGCTGGCGATCCCTGCGTTTTCGACGGATAGGCGGCGCAACGACCGACGGTCGTAG
- a CDS encoding serine--tRNA ligase — translation MLDVKFVRENVPAVEEALRRRGSTANLEGFVGIDRKRRALLSSVEALRAERNAASEEIGRLRREKKDASALMEKMKEVAARIKEMEAGLPELERQMEEVLLNIPNVPDPSVPEGAGEEDNAIVRTWGTPASFPFPVRDHVDIGADLEILDFERAAKIAGARFCLSLGAGALLERALINFMLDVHTREHGYLEVLPPFLANSASFFGTGQLPKFEEDLFRVAGTDYFLVPTAEVPVTNIVRDEILPGERLPLKMTAYTPCFRAEAGSYGKDVRGMIRQHQFNKVELVEVCRPEESWAELESLTADAEDILKRLGLPYRVVTLRTADLGFSSAKTYDLEVWLPSQDRYREISSCSNFTDFQARRAKIRFRDPATGKTRLAHTLNGSGLAVGRSVVAILENFQQADGTVLIPGPLRPYMNGLERITRR, via the coding sequence ATGCTCGACGTGAAGTTCGTCCGTGAAAACGTCCCGGCCGTCGAGGAGGCGCTGCGCCGGCGCGGGTCGACGGCGAACCTCGAAGGGTTTGTCGGGATCGACCGGAAGCGGCGGGCGCTTCTGTCGTCGGTGGAGGCTCTGCGGGCGGAGCGAAACGCGGCCTCCGAGGAGATCGGCCGACTGCGCAGGGAGAAGAAGGACGCCTCCGCCCTCATGGAGAAGATGAAGGAGGTCGCGGCCCGGATCAAGGAAATGGAGGCCGGCCTTCCGGAGCTGGAGCGGCAAATGGAGGAGGTCCTGCTGAACATCCCCAACGTCCCCGATCCGTCGGTTCCCGAGGGAGCGGGGGAAGAGGACAACGCTATCGTCCGGACGTGGGGGACGCCCGCGTCGTTTCCCTTCCCGGTGCGCGATCACGTCGACATCGGCGCCGACCTGGAGATCCTCGATTTCGAGCGGGCGGCGAAGATCGCCGGGGCCCGTTTCTGCCTGAGCTTGGGGGCCGGTGCGCTTCTCGAGAGGGCGCTCATCAACTTCATGCTGGACGTCCACACGCGGGAGCACGGGTACCTGGAGGTGCTGCCTCCCTTCCTGGCCAACTCCGCGTCCTTTTTCGGCACGGGGCAGCTGCCCAAGTTCGAGGAAGATCTCTTCCGGGTGGCGGGGACCGACTACTTCCTCGTCCCGACCGCGGAGGTGCCGGTGACCAACATCGTCCGCGACGAGATCCTGCCGGGAGAGAGGCTCCCGTTGAAAATGACGGCCTACACCCCCTGCTTCCGCGCGGAGGCGGGCTCGTACGGCAAGGACGTGCGAGGGATGATCCGCCAGCACCAGTTCAACAAGGTGGAGCTGGTGGAAGTTTGCCGCCCCGAGGAGTCGTGGGCGGAGCTCGAGTCGCTCACCGCCGACGCGGAGGACATCCTGAAAAGGCTTGGCCTGCCCTACCGGGTCGTGACGCTGCGCACCGCGGACCTGGGTTTCTCCTCCGCCAAGACGTACGATCTCGAAGTGTGGCTGCCGTCGCAGGACCGGTACCGGGAGATCTCCTCCTGCAGCAACTTCACCGACTTCCAGGCGCGGCGCGCGAAGATCCGCTTCCGCGACCCCGCGACGGGGAAGACCCGCCTGGCGCACACTCTGAACGGCTCCGGGCTGGCGGTGGGGCGCTCGGTCGTCGCCATCCTCGAGAACTTCCAGCAGGCGGACGGCACCGTCCTGATCCCCGGGCCGCTGCGCCCCTACATGAACGGCCTGGAGCGGATCACGAGGCGCTGA
- a CDS encoding dehypoxanthine futalosine cyclase: MEGSAAPGTGSRGSTGGRWEEILRRADSERPTVEDAALLLREAPLFALGRAADRVRRSLHPDGAVAYIVDRNINYTNICVCGCSFCAFFRDPSAPDAYVLSGEALSKKIEETLSLGGTQVLLQGGLHPDWGIEEAERLVRAVKRYPIRLHGFSPPEVWHFANRSGLTIREVIVRLVAAGLDSIPGGGAEILDDEVRAKISPRKIGWEQWAAVMREAHRQGLRTSATMMFGSVEAPESIARHLLRVRDLQDRTGGFASFIPWTFQPGNTALSGDPGFGESALAGFGHAVGYLRVLAVSRLLIPNIRTVQVSWVTMGAKVAQLGLFFGANDFGSTMIEENVVASAGVAFRMSEEEIVATIRDAGFQPLKREGPPCST, encoded by the coding sequence ATGGAGGGAAGCGCAGCCCCGGGAACGGGGAGCCGCGGGAGCACAGGGGGCCGATGGGAGGAGATCCTCCGCCGGGCGGATTCGGAGCGCCCGACCGTCGAGGATGCGGCGCTCCTGCTCCGGGAGGCGCCGCTGTTCGCGCTCGGGCGGGCAGCGGACCGCGTGAGGCGGAGCCTGCACCCCGACGGCGCCGTCGCTTACATCGTGGACCGCAATATCAATTACACCAACATCTGCGTGTGCGGCTGCTCCTTCTGCGCCTTCTTCCGCGACCCGTCGGCCCCTGACGCCTATGTGCTCTCCGGAGAGGCGCTCTCGAAGAAAATCGAGGAGACGCTTTCGCTCGGCGGGACGCAAGTTCTGCTCCAGGGAGGCTTGCACCCCGACTGGGGGATCGAGGAGGCGGAACGCCTCGTCCGCGCGGTGAAGCGGTATCCGATCCGGCTCCACGGTTTTTCCCCCCCGGAGGTCTGGCACTTCGCGAATCGGTCGGGGCTGACGATCCGGGAGGTCATCGTCCGGCTGGTCGCCGCGGGGCTCGACTCCATCCCCGGCGGCGGCGCGGAGATCTTGGACGACGAGGTCCGGGCGAAAATCAGTCCGCGAAAGATCGGCTGGGAGCAATGGGCCGCCGTGATGCGCGAGGCGCACCGGCAGGGGCTGCGCACCTCCGCCACGATGATGTTCGGCAGCGTCGAGGCCCCGGAATCGATCGCCAGGCACCTGCTCCGGGTCCGGGACCTCCAGGACCGGACCGGCGGCTTCGCCTCCTTCATCCCCTGGACCTTCCAGCCGGGGAATACGGCTCTGTCGGGCGATCCCGGCTTCGGGGAAAGCGCATTGGCGGGGTTCGGCCACGCCGTGGGATACCTGCGCGTCCTCGCGGTCTCCCGGCTGCTGATCCCGAACATCCGGACCGTCCAGGTGTCGTGGGTGACCATGGGGGCGAAGGTGGCCCAGCTGGGGCTGTTCTTCGGCGCGAACGACTTCGGGAGCACGATGATCGAGGAGAACGTCGTGGCCTCCGCGGGGGTCGCTTTCCGGATGTCGGAGGAGGAAATCGTCGCAACGATCCGGGACGCGGGATTCCAGCCGCTGAAACGGGAGGGGCCGCCATGCTCGACGTGA
- a CDS encoding aminofutalosine synthase MqnE: MEAALRTIRDKVHAGHRLSEEDALALFRTRDILLVGEMADFANRRKNGDRVYFIVNRHINPTNICVNRCQFCAFSKTQGEPLAYTMTMEEILRRAEEASLQKATELHIVGGLHPDLPFDFYLLTLRTLRERFPEMHLQAFTAVEIDYFSRIAGLTLDEVLHQLKEAGLGSLPGGGAEIFDPEVRNRICPEKISGDRWLEVMEAVHAAGLRSNATMLYGHVETLESRVDHMRRLRELQDRTGGFQSFIPLAFHPKNTQIAKGDTTGLEDLLSLAVGRLYLDNFAHIKSFWIMVGPKLAQVSLHFGVNDIDGTVVEEKITHAAGAQAGQEMTVSELVTMIRQAGRVPVERDTVYNVVREWPQWQA; the protein is encoded by the coding sequence ATGGAAGCGGCGCTAAGAACCATCCGGGATAAGGTGCATGCGGGGCACCGGCTCTCGGAGGAGGACGCCCTCGCCCTCTTCCGAACCCGGGACATCCTCCTTGTGGGGGAGATGGCGGACTTCGCCAACCGGCGGAAGAACGGCGACCGGGTGTATTTCATCGTCAACCGGCACATCAACCCGACGAACATCTGCGTCAACCGGTGCCAGTTCTGCGCGTTCAGCAAGACCCAGGGGGAGCCCCTGGCCTACACGATGACGATGGAGGAGATCCTGCGCAGGGCAGAGGAGGCCAGCCTCCAGAAAGCGACGGAGCTCCACATTGTCGGGGGGCTGCACCCCGACCTGCCGTTCGATTTCTACCTGCTCACGCTGAGGACCCTGAGGGAGCGCTTCCCCGAGATGCACCTCCAGGCCTTCACCGCGGTGGAGATCGACTACTTCTCCCGGATCGCGGGACTGACACTTGACGAAGTCCTCCATCAGTTGAAGGAGGCGGGCCTGGGGAGCCTGCCGGGAGGCGGCGCCGAAATCTTCGATCCCGAGGTCCGGAACCGGATCTGCCCGGAGAAGATCTCCGGGGACCGGTGGCTCGAGGTGATGGAAGCCGTGCACGCCGCGGGGCTGCGCAGCAACGCGACGATGCTGTACGGACACGTGGAGACGCTCGAGTCGCGGGTCGACCACATGCGGCGCCTCAGGGAGCTCCAGGACCGGACCGGCGGGTTCCAGTCGTTCATCCCGCTGGCGTTCCACCCGAAGAACACGCAGATCGCCAAAGGGGACACGACGGGCCTGGAGGACCTCCTGTCGCTCGCGGTCGGGAGGCTCTACCTCGACAACTTCGCGCACATCAAGTCGTTCTGGATCATGGTGGGCCCCAAGCTCGCCCAGGTCTCCCTGCACTTCGGCGTGAACGACATCGACGGGACGGTGGTCGAGGAGAAGATCACGCACGCCGCCGGGGCGCAGGCCGGGCAGGAGATGACCGTCTCCGAGCTGGTGACGATGATCCGGCAGGCGGGAAGGGTGCCGGTCGAGCGCGACACGGTCTACAACGTCGTGCGCGAGTGGCCGCAATGGCAGGCTTGA
- a CDS encoding starch synthase, producing MKVLIASSEIVPFAKTGGLADVTGALPKALRRIGVEADCVLPLYRSVDRDRFPMTPAGPQIQVPLGNREETGVVEETDAGDDVQAFLVRNDRYFDREFLYGTKEGEYVDNCERFTFFCRAVMEWLVRTGRKYDVLHCNDWQTALLPAYVRTLYSQEEAFRSAATVFTIHNLGYQGLFWNHDLPLTGLGWDLFTPKGLEFYGKLNLMKAGLVFADILSTVSPTYSREIQTPEYGHGLEGVLYERREDLYGIINGIDDDEWNPATDRLIAAPFSLEDLTGKKACRADLLAEFGWNGPVEEPVIGMVGRLTPQKGLDLLSEIGEWLARQPVRVVILGFGERSYEEAMAELGRKYPDRISVRLAYDNRLAHKIEAGADIYLMPSRYEPCGLNQIYSLKYGTVPIVRRTGGLADTVIDADEDSQRGTGFNFPGYEAGGLKAAVSRALAAYADRPRWEGIVRRAMEKDFSWGPSAREYVALYEKALRKRGR from the coding sequence GTGAAAGTCCTGATCGCATCCTCCGAAATCGTTCCGTTCGCGAAGACCGGCGGGCTGGCGGATGTCACGGGTGCGCTTCCCAAGGCGCTGCGGCGCATCGGCGTCGAGGCCGACTGCGTCCTTCCCCTCTACCGGTCCGTCGACCGCGACCGGTTTCCGATGACCCCGGCGGGGCCGCAGATTCAAGTTCCCCTGGGGAACCGGGAGGAGACGGGGGTCGTCGAGGAGACCGACGCGGGCGATGACGTTCAGGCGTTCCTGGTCCGCAATGACCGGTACTTCGACCGGGAGTTCCTCTACGGCACCAAGGAAGGGGAGTACGTCGACAACTGCGAGCGCTTCACGTTCTTCTGCCGGGCGGTGATGGAGTGGCTGGTGCGCACGGGCCGCAAATACGACGTCCTGCACTGCAACGACTGGCAGACCGCGCTCCTTCCCGCCTATGTCCGGACGCTCTATTCGCAAGAGGAGGCGTTCCGGTCGGCCGCAACCGTGTTTACGATCCACAACCTGGGGTACCAGGGCCTGTTCTGGAACCACGACCTGCCGCTGACGGGACTCGGCTGGGACCTGTTCACCCCGAAGGGGCTGGAATTCTATGGAAAGCTGAACCTGATGAAGGCGGGGCTGGTGTTCGCCGACATCCTGTCCACGGTGAGCCCCACCTACAGCCGCGAGATCCAGACCCCGGAATACGGGCACGGGCTGGAGGGGGTCCTGTACGAGCGCCGGGAGGACCTGTACGGGATCATCAACGGAATCGACGACGACGAATGGAACCCCGCCACGGACCGGTTGATCGCCGCTCCCTTCTCTCTGGAGGATCTCACGGGGAAGAAAGCGTGCCGGGCCGACCTCCTCGCGGAGTTCGGATGGAACGGCCCGGTGGAGGAGCCGGTGATCGGCATGGTCGGCCGCCTCACGCCGCAAAAAGGACTGGATCTTCTCTCGGAGATCGGGGAGTGGCTGGCCCGGCAGCCGGTGCGGGTCGTCATCCTGGGATTCGGCGAACGGTCGTACGAGGAGGCGATGGCGGAACTGGGCAGAAAATACCCGGACCGGATCTCCGTTCGCCTGGCCTATGACAATCGGCTGGCCCACAAGATCGAGGCCGGTGCCGACATCTACCTCATGCCGTCGCGCTATGAGCCGTGCGGCCTGAACCAGATCTACAGCCTCAAGTACGGCACCGTGCCGATCGTCCGGCGCACCGGCGGGCTCGCCGACACGGTGATCGACGCCGATGAGGACTCGCAGCGAGGCACGGGGTTCAATTTCCCGGGGTACGAAGCGGGGGGGCTGAAGGCCGCCGTGTCGCGGGCCCTCGCCGCCTACGCCGACCGCCCTCGGTGGGAAGGGATCGTCCGGAGAGCGATGGAGAAGGACTTCTCCTGGGGCCCCTCGGCGCGGGAGTACGTGGCGCTGTACGAGAAGGCGCTTCGGAAGAGGGGCCGTTAA
- a CDS encoding galactose-1-phosphate uridylyltransferase translates to MTELRKDPIVGRWVIISTERAKRPQEFPQEQPVRKEGMCPLCPGSERMTPPEILSFRQSGTGNEAGWTLRVVPNKFPALRIEGDLGKAGDGIYDRMNGIGAHEVVIETERHDMDLFDLSESRFEDVLWAYRERMLDLKKDRRFKSVIIFKNHGAAAGASLTHSHSQLIALPVAPQLVTEEMTGCREYFRFRDRCLFCDIIVQEMEQKVRIVEESGEFLACAPYAPRFPFETWIIPKRHQCAYEMIERDQAKALSAIFRRTLRRLNLGLENPPFNFIIHSAAFQEWAGDSYHWHIEIMPRLTKMAGFERGSGFYINPTPPEESAKYLRELPE, encoded by the coding sequence ATGACGGAATTGCGAAAGGACCCCATCGTGGGCCGGTGGGTCATCATTTCCACCGAGCGCGCGAAGCGCCCCCAAGAGTTCCCGCAGGAGCAGCCCGTCCGGAAAGAGGGGATGTGCCCCTTGTGTCCGGGAAGCGAGCGGATGACCCCCCCGGAGATCCTGTCTTTCCGCCAGTCCGGCACCGGAAACGAGGCGGGGTGGACGCTGCGGGTGGTCCCCAACAAGTTCCCTGCGCTGCGCATCGAGGGGGACCTGGGCAAAGCCGGCGACGGGATCTACGACCGGATGAACGGGATCGGAGCGCACGAGGTCGTGATTGAGACGGAACGGCACGACATGGACCTGTTCGACCTGTCCGAGAGTCGGTTCGAGGACGTGCTCTGGGCGTACCGGGAGAGGATGCTGGACCTGAAGAAGGACCGGCGCTTCAAGTCGGTCATCATCTTCAAGAACCACGGTGCCGCCGCCGGGGCGTCGCTCACCCACAGCCACTCCCAGCTCATCGCCCTTCCCGTCGCTCCCCAGCTGGTGACCGAGGAGATGACGGGCTGCCGGGAGTACTTCCGCTTTCGCGACCGGTGCCTGTTCTGCGACATCATCGTCCAGGAGATGGAACAGAAGGTCCGCATCGTCGAGGAGAGCGGGGAGTTCCTCGCCTGCGCTCCCTACGCCCCCCGGTTCCCCTTCGAGACATGGATCATCCCGAAGCGCCACCAGTGCGCCTACGAGATGATCGAGCGGGACCAGGCAAAGGCACTGTCCGCCATCTTCCGGCGGACGCTGCGCCGGCTCAACCTGGGCCTCGAGAACCCCCCCTTCAACTTCATCATCCACAGTGCGGCGTTCCAGGAATGGGCAGGGGATTCTTATCACTGGCACATCGAGATCATGCCCAGGTTGACCAAGATGGCGGGGTTCGAGCGGGGATCGGGCTTCTACATCAACCCGACCCCTCCGGAGGAATCGGCCAAGTACCTGCGGGAGTTGCCCGAGTGA
- a CDS encoding RNA polymerase-binding protein DksA gives MDRRVLEKCREELQRQTDELLAGAGKTVSDMTTVLDENFPDPTDRALLESNRNFTLRIRDRERKLLAKVKEAIKRIENGTFGICEGCGGEIEEKRLIARPMTTMCIDCKTVAEEEELK, from the coding sequence ATGGACCGCAGGGTCTTGGAAAAATGCCGTGAGGAACTCCAGCGCCAGACGGACGAGCTTCTGGCCGGTGCGGGCAAGACGGTCTCCGACATGACGACCGTCCTCGATGAAAATTTCCCCGATCCCACGGACCGCGCTCTCCTCGAGTCGAACCGGAACTTCACCCTCCGGATCCGCGACCGGGAGCGCAAGCTCCTGGCGAAGGTCAAGGAGGCGATCAAGCGGATCGAAAACGGGACGTTCGGGATCTGCGAGGGATGCGGGGGAGAAATCGAGGAGAAGCGTCTGATCGCGCGCCCGATGACCACGATGTGCATCGACTGCAAGACCGTGGCCGAAGAGGAAGAACTGAAATAA